AGCCAAAAAAGCCGACAGAATTTTTCTGGCCCCTGACCCTGACCGCGAAGGCGAGGCCATAGCTTTCCACATTGCCGAATGCCTGAAAAATGCCAATAAACCATTTCACCGGGCTTTATTCCATGAACTCACCAAGAAGGCAATCCTTGTAGCTCTTGAAAACGCTCAAGACCTCAATGTTCCTCTCTTTGAGGCCCAACAGGCCAGAAGAATCCTTGACCGCCTGGTTGGCTATCAGATTTCTCCTTTGCTCTGGGACAAGGTAAAAAGGGGCTTGAGTGCCGGACGCGTTCAGTCAGTTGCCGTTCGAATGGTCTGCGATCGTGAAAATGAAATAGCCGTCTTCCAAACTGATGAGTACTGGTCAATCGGCGCACAGTTGAAAGGTCCTGTTCCTCCTTCTTTTATCGCCTACCTTGATCAGGACAAGGAGATCAAAAAACGCATCTCCACTGAAAGTCAGGCAAATGAAGTTGCACAGGATATTCGCAAATCTTCTTTTACGGTCGCCAAGATTGAAAAGAAAAAGAAAAATAGAAATCCGAGCCCTCCATTTATCACCAGTAGCCTGCAGATCGAAGCGAACAGGAAATTGCGTTTCTCGGCAAAAAAAACCATGACCCTTGCGCAACGATTGTATGAAGGTGTCGAACTCGGTCAGGAGGGCCCCACCGGTCTCATTACCTATATGCGAACCGACTCAACCCGGATTAATGACGAAGCCCTGGTCGCAGTTCGCGCTTTTATTACCGAAACCTACAGCAAAGAATATCTGCCGCCAAAACCCATTATCTATAAAACGAAAAAATCCGCTCAAGACGCCCATGAAGCTATCCGGCCCACCGATGTTTCCCGGACTCCTGAAAAAATGGCTCACCTTCTCGATAAGGACACACTGGCTCTCTATTCCCTGATCTGGAAACGCTTTGTCGCCTGTCAGATGGCCCCGGCCCTTTTTGACCAGACCACTTTCAAAATAACCGCAGGAAAATACAATCTGCGGGTTACGGGTTCTGTGATTCGCTTTCAAGGCTTTCTCGCATTGTACGAGGAAGCGCAGGCAGAAGCCATTGCAAGAAGCGACGCTCCTGACGAAAGCCGCGAAAAAGTCCTGCCCGATCTCAAGGAAGGCGACCGTTGCGAGCTTCTCGATGTGCTGCCCAAACAACATTTCACCCAGCCCCCCCCACGATATTCCGAGGCGACGCTGGTGAAAGCGCTTGAAGAAAACGGTGTGGGCAGACCCAGTACTTATGCCTCAATTCTTTCAACGATTCAGGACAAGGAATACGTGTTGCTTTCCCAACGCCAATTCCGGCCCACCGATCTCGGCAAACTGGTTAATGATCTTTTGGTAAAACACTTCCCCTTGGTTATGAGTGTTGATTTCACTGCCGGCATGGAAAAGAATCTGGACAAGGTGGAGGAAGGAGAAATCCATTGGTTACAGATTCTTAAAGAATTTTATACCCCGTTCAAAGAGACCCTTGATAAAGCCAAAGAAGAAATGAAATCCGTCAAGCGCAGTTCGGTTCCCACGGATATCAACTGCACCTTGTGCGAAGGGAAAATGGCCATCAAATGGGGCAGAAACGGCGAATTTCTCGCCTGCGAAAATTTTCCAGAATGCAAAAGCACCCTGGATTTTACCCGGTCCGACGAAGGCGCGGTTGTTCCGGTTGAACGTGAAGCTGCTGAACAATCTGACGAGATCTGCGAAAAATGCGGCAACCCGATGGTTTATAAAAATGGCCGTTTTGGAAAATTTCTAGCCTGTTCAGGCTATCCGAAATGCAAAAATGTCCGGTCGCAAGGGGTTGGCGTGAAATGCCCGGAACAAGACTGCGACGGTGAAATAGTCCAGAAAATCTCAAAGCGTGGAAAAGTTTTTTACAGTTGCAACAGATATCCTAAATGCACCTTTGCACTATGGGATAAACCGGTCAATAAAAACTGTCCCAGCTGCGGAGCCCTGTTTCTGCTTGAAAAGGAAAGCAAGAAACAAGGTCCTCATCTCAAATGCGCTACCAAGGATTGCGATTATTCCGAAACGCTTTCCGAAGAGGCTCCGGATACTCCATAATATTGGCTTTTCCCTTCTTAATCTCCTGCCGCGCTCTACACTAAAAGGCATAACAATACTGTTACCGGGTTATGTTAACCCGTAAATTTCGCAAACGGAGACGCCTTATACTGGCGGCTACACGGATGAATCGTCTTGCCCGAAGGGTGAACAGTTTTAAATAAAGATTCATGAATTATTTGGGTTAAAGCCTCTGGTTTGCTGCTAGACAATTTCTTCACTAACCTGTTCAATTATTGTGATAAATTCACTTTTTCAGTGTTTCATTTGTTTTAGCTCCCTCCGATAAGTATACTAGGGATTGAATTTCTCCTTAATAGATCTATTTATGTTTATCTTCCGTTCCACAGGAGGGACATATGCTTACCGGAATTTATTCCTCGCTTTCCGGCCTGCTCGGCTTATCACGAAAGGTTGAAACAACTGCCAATAATGTCGCAAATCTCAACACGCCCGGATTTAAGGCAAGCCGGGTCAACCTGGAGGATGCTTCCAGCCCGTCGGTTTCAACCGCTTCAGGGACATCCCAGACCGGCAGGGGCGTTGTTGTCGGCTCGATCAGCAGAACCTTTAATCAAGGCTATCTTGAAAGTTCAGCAAACCCCACCGACATGGCCATCGGCGGGCAAGGTTTTTTTATGCTCCGGCAGCCAGGAGCGAGCGTCGCTGACAAGTTCACCCGATCGGGTGGCTTTCGTTTTGACCAGCAGGGATCACTGGTAACTCCGGAAGGATATCATGTTCAAGGTTGGTCCATTAACCCGGAAACCGGTGATCGTCAGGGCAGCATTGGTGACATTATTCTCGAACAAAACACTCCGCCGGTTGCAACCCATCGAATCGAACAAATTGTAAATCTGGACTCCCGAACACCCAAGGAAAGCACGGATATTAATCTCTATGAGGCCTGGGATGGCAGAAACAGCACTTCAGCAAACCCCTCCGATCCCATTGCAGCCAATAACTATGATTACAAATCCTCTCTTCAGATCCATGATGCTCAAGGAGAGCGGCACGATATTACAATTTATTTTGACAGAACCACTAACGACAATGAGTGGGAATATCTCGTAACTGCAGATCCCCTCCAGGATCAAAGGCGTTTCAATGCAAATCAGCAGGCCGCCTTCCCACCTTTTGACAAAATTACCGCTTCAGATCACAAAGGCGCAGGGGCTTTGATGTATGGCACCCTGAACTTCAATGCATCCGGAGAGATCCGTGATATCTCCGCCTATGATGTTCCTCCAGACGCACAGGTTGATCCCTCTCTCAGCACCAACCGGATTTCCCTGGGAAATTCCGACCCCTATTACAGCTTTCAAACAAATTTTACCGGGGCTGAAAACAATCAGGCAATAGAACTTAATCTGGGGGCTCGTTTCAGCGGACAGGATTCACTATTTCTTGCTGAAAGTCTTGCTACGACGCAATATGCCAATTCATCAACGACGATTTATCAAAATCAGAACGGCTTCGCTGCCGGCAATCTCCAGTCGCTTGCCGTTGGTCCGGATGGAGTTATCAGTGGGCGATACTCAAACGGGCAACAATTACAAAAAGCGCAGGTGGCACTGGCTTCATTCGCTAATCTTCAGGGTCTTAGGTCGGATGGAGGAAACCTCTACAGCCAGACAACCGCATCAGGAGTGCCAATGACCGGCAGCCCGGGCACCGGGGGGTTAGGAAGCATCGCTCCAAACGCTCTAGAGCAATCCAATGTTGAGCTTGCGGAAGAATTGCCCAATCTGATGATTACCAAGAGGTCTTTTCAGGCAAACCTGAAGGTGCTGAAGGCAGAAGATGAGATGTTGGGCAGTCTTTTGGATATAAAGGGATAAAACAGAAAAGATAAACGGGAACGCATCCTCATGAATCAGAGTAAGTGATTTCCCCGTCTTTAATCGTTAACACAGCCTTTCCCCTCATGTGCCAGTCAAGAAAGGGTGAGTTTTTACTTTTCGAAACAACCTGATCTTCCGTGTAAACAAAATCCTTGTCCGGATCAATAACCACCACGTCAGCCGGTCCGCCAACACGGAGGGTGCCGCCCTCCACACCCAGCAAACGGGCGGGGTTCGAAGACAATAATTCCACAAATCTCGTTGCATCAATAGTTCCTTCCCGCACAAGGTTGAGCGCAAGAGGAACAGCGGTTTCGAGCCCGATGATGCCATTGGCCGCCAGATCGAATTCCAGGTCCTTATCAAGGGTGCTGTGAGGGGCATGATCTGTTGCAATTACATCCAGAGTACCGTCAGCAAGGCCTTCTTTAATGGCTGCAATATCGTCGGGACTTCGCAAGGGAGGATTCATTTTGGCCATTGTGTCATAGGAATCAACCGCCTCATCAGTCAATGTAAAATAATGTGGCGCGGTTTCGGCGGTAATCTTGCAACCCCTTTCTTTTGCGCGCCGGATGAGGCTGACGGATTCTCTGGTGCTGACATGGGCAATATGAATCGGTTGACCGGTGTATTCCGCCAGGGACAAATCCCGGTAAATCATGATTTCTTCCGCGACCCGAGGTATGCCCCGCAATCCAAGCCTGGTTGATTGATACCCCTCGTTCATTACACCGAGATGACTGAGGGTCTTTTCTTCTGAGTGTGAAATAACCAGCAATTTGAAATGAGAAGAGTATTCAAGGGCCCGCCTCATGAGCTGACTGTTTTCAACAGGACAGCCGTCATCGGATATAGCAACGACTCCGGCCTCTTTCATTTCTCCATATTCAGCAAGAGTTTCACCCCGACCAAACTTGCTGATGGCCCCCACCGGATACACCTTGGCGCTGCAGTTTCTGGCCTTGGAGAGGATCTGGGCAGTTACCGCCCAGGAATCATTAAACGGCTTGGTGTTCGGCATACAGGCAACTGCGGTAAAACCCCCTGCTGCGGCTGCCCGGGTGCCGCTGGCAATGGTTTCCTTATATTCTTCTCCGGGTTCCCGTAGATGGACATGCATATCGATGAGTCCTGGAATGACCCACTTGCCGCCCACATCAAATTTTCGCGTTCCTCGTGGAGCCGAAAGCTTCTTGCCGAAAAAAAGTCTCGAAACACGGCCGTTTTCAAGCAACAGAGAGCCGTTTTGATCAATACCGTTTGCTGGGTCAATAATTCGACCATTTACTAATAAAATCGGTGTGTTGTTGACAGATTCCACCATCAATCCCCTCCCATAATCAGATACAACAGGGCCATCCGCACAGCCACACCGTTTGTAACCTGGTCAATTATTACTGATTGTTTCCCGTCAGCTAATTCCGGGTCCAACTCCACACCACGATTGATCGGCCCGGGATGCATGATTATAGCGTCCGGTTTTGCTTTTTTCATGATTTTCGGGGTAATGCCAAAATAATTTGCATACTCACGTAAAGACGGCAACAGGGGATCTTTCTGCCGTTCGTGTTGTATCCTCAAAGTCATAACTACATCCGCTCCGGAAACTGCATCTTCGACTGTTGCGGCGACCTTTGCGCCCAATCTCTCAACGGCAGCGGGAAGAAGCGTTTTGGGTCCGCAGACCACAACCTCGGCGCCCATTTTGGAAAAGCCGATTATATTGGAATGCGCTACCCGGCTGTGGGCAATATCGCCGATAATCGCCACCCTTAAGCCGTTGATATCTCCTTTCTTTTCACGAACAGTCATTAAGTCGAGCAATCCCTGGCTTGGGTGTTCGTGGGTACCGTCCCCGGCATTGATGACCGAAGCCTTGATGTGTTTGCTTAATAGCCTGGGCGACCCGGAGCAGGAATGCCTGAAAATAATGACATCGGGTTTCATTGCCGCGAGATTTTTTGCTGTATCGATGAGGGATTCACCCTTGGTAGTGCTACTCAGGGCAACAGATATATTAAATGTATCGGCGCTCATTCTTTTGGCGGCAATTTCAAAAGAAAGGCGGGTTCGGGTGCTGGGTTCAAAAAACAGGCTGATAACCGTTTTACCACGCAGAGTAGGAACTTTCTTGATGGAGCGAGTAGATATTTCTTTCAGGGAATCCGCTGTTTGAAGGATCAACTCAATATCAGCAACTGATAAATCCTCCAGGCTCAAAATATGCTTATGAATAAAGCGATACTCGGAATCCATTAGTTACCTTTTCATCTTATTAGGATTTGTGTTTTGCCTGCAGATGCCAAAAAACATCATCAACGAATAATATCTCCTATGCGTTTCCAACGAACTGAAAATTCTTCACTGTTCCAGGACCAGTAAAGCATAAAGGCTTTGCCTTTTACTTTGGTCAAGTCGACAAAATGCCAGAACCGGCTATCGTGACTGTTGTCCCGGTTGTCGCCCATGACAAACAAGGAGTTTGCAGGAACTGTCTGGGGTCCAAAATTGTCCCTTTCGCCGGGCAAAATCTTCGGATCAAGAAAAATCGTGCTTGCCACTTCAAATAATTTTTCATTAACATACACCTTTTTATCTTTAATCTCAATCCGATCGCCTTCGGTTGCAATGACTCTTTTAATGAAATCCTGGGAAGGATTTACCGGATACTTGAAAACAATGACATCTCCTCGTTCTGGCTGCCCTAAAGAAATCCAGGTATGCCCGCTTAAAGGATTCTTGATGCCATAGCAAAATTTATTCACGAGGATGTGATCGCCTATTAATAATGTAGGTATCATGGAGCCCGACGGAATTTTAAAAGCCTGAACGATAAATGTTCTGATGAATAACGCCAGAATAAGCGCAATCAATATGGCTTCTACATATTCTCTGACAACTGATTTCCGATTCGTTTTCTGGATATCTTCTTCCAACAATCCAACCTCATTTTTTTGTTTGCTGTACTTGCTTCCGAATAAATAAAACCCACTGATAGGTACTCCAAAATGTATTAAAAAACAAGAAGATTACCCGCTTCCGAGATATGGAATGTTAGTAGTTAGAAAAATTAATTCTCTGTACAGTCGAATAAAAACGCTTCTTTACCTGAGCATTGTATCTTTTGTGCGCTCGCAGAATAAAGGCCTTAGACTGATATTCCATATTGCACTACCTGTTGTATACATTAGTCAATGCAACACAAAATATAGCTCACTATTGGAATTATATATTTTTTAGGCGTTTTGATTTTCATACGCCCTTCCTGCATAAATTCAAATTTACTGAATATTTTTAGCCAACTAGCCCCCATTAGAATATATTTCCCATTGACACCGAGAAAATTTTGTGCCTCTACTGCAATAGACACTTATTATTAATTTTTATTTTATTTTATTACTCCAATACGATTTCTTGAAGCTCAAAGCAAAACCAACAAGTTACAATTGTACAATATATAGTATTAGAAAATTGACATACGCCCAACATATGGAAAAACATGAAAACAAACCACCTGAATAGGGGCCATTAAACCTAATTTTAAAACGGCTGATTTTCTATTTTTCCCAATGTTTTTGAAGAGGTATAAACAAAAAAATATTTTTTTCCGCTTGACAATTTTTTTCAGATATGTCTCTAATGCAGTAACAGGCTACTGATGATATCAATCATTAAAATTGTGAATCAGATGAATTCTCATACTAATGAAAAAACCAAAGCAATAAATACGGACTTGATAATCATCCAATCAATACAAGCAGAATTCCTCCAGGACTAAAAACTATGGGTGGATTCAAACTTCCATCAATCAATTTTAATTTACCGGCTATCCTGAAAGGCCAGAAGCTTTCTGTCGGGCTTGACATAGGATCTCATGCCGTCAAGATTTGCGAACTTGCCGCAACCAGTACTGGTTACAAGGTTTTGAGTGTCGGCAGCGCAAGACTTCCTGAAAATGCCGTTGAAGACGGGGTGCTTCAGGACCCTGCTGCCGTGGCAAAAGTAATATCAACACTGATAGGCAACCTAAAGCTTCGAGGGAAAAAAGTTGCCATATCCATTTCCGGTTATTCAGTCATCGTAAAAAAAATCAACCTTAACGTAATGACTGAATCCGAACTTGAAAGACACATTGATGAAGAGGCTGAACAATATATTCCTTTTGACAAAGATGACGTCTACCAGGATTTCCAGGATCTTCACACCAACACCGCCGAAGAAGACCGAACCGATGTAATGCTTGTTGCGGCCAAAAAGGATGTTGTTGATGCATATCTAGATATGCTTCGCAACGTCGGCCTTAAGACCGTTATCGTTGATGTAGATGCCTTTGCTCTGGAAAACGCATACGAAGCAAATTTCGGCCAGGCCGAAAACGTTGCCTTGGTTGATATCGGCGCTTCCAAAATGAACATCAATATAATTTCAAAGGGCGCGTCGATTCTTGCCCGTGACGTAATCCTTGGAAGTCGCCTGCTTACCGAACAGATACAGAATCGGCTCGACATCCCCTATGAGGATGCCGAAGCTCTTAAAATCGGCATCATTCCTCCCGGCGACAAACACGAAATACTTGAAGAAATATTTGTCAACATATGTACACAATGGGTTACTGAAATAAAAAGAGCATTGGATTTTTACTCTTCGAATTACCCTGATGAACCGGTTTCCAAGCTTGTGTTAAGCGGCGGCGGCGCAAAAGTAAAAGGCCTTTGTGACTTTTTTCACAAAGAAACCGGCATAAATGTTGAAGTGTTTAACCCATTCAGCGGCACCTCTTCGGATCCGAACAAAATTGATGCGGAATACTTAAAAAACCTTGCCCCTGAAATGGCTTTGTCTTCTGGTCTTGCCACAAGACCGGTAGCCATATGAATTAAGGTGTTAGAGCAACCATGGTCAGGATAAATCTTTTACCAGTAAAGCAAATCAAAAAAAGGTTGCGAACCAGAAACGAGTTTTTTGCGTTTCTGGGTTCCCTGATAATCCTATTCGCAGGTATCGCCCTTTTCGGTGCGGGCATAAGCATGAAAATTAATGGCCTGAAGGCCGAGAAAAAACAACTTGAGAACCAAAAAGCCTCCTATCAACAAACCATTAAACTTATTGATAAATACAAGGCGGATAAGGTTAAACTCGAGAAAAAGCTGAATGCAATAAAAGAGTTAAAACAGGGATCCCTCATATCGGTAAGAATTCTCGATGAGATTGCCAATATAACGCCTAATGACCGACTTTGGATCCAGTCATTTAGCATGTCTCAGAATAGCATTAAGATTTCCGGCATAGCATTGGATAACGCAACCATTGCTCAATACATGAAAAGCGTAAACAATTCGGAATACTTTGAAAACGCAACTCTTTCGGGCACGACACATACTGCAGTTGCAGGGAGAAGTCTCAAGTCCTTCTCCCTGTCGTTTAAAATAATTGAACAAAGCACCGAAAAACAGCAACCCTAAGCGAATAACAAAATGAGTAAAGAAACATTCAAATCAGCATTTGACAAGTTCCTCGAAACCAAGGTTGGGCGGCTTGACACAAAGGTGAAGCTCGCAATTTGCGCAGCTGCATGGGTTGTGCCGATCCTGCTTTTTGTTTTTCTTTTTGTATCACCAAAAAACAACGACATTCGATCACTAAACTCTCAGAAAGCTAAACTTGAAAAAGAAATCGCCGAAGCTGCAGCCGTTGCTGCTGGAATTGATGGACATAAAAAAGAAATGCAAAAGACCGAGCTTTACTTCAAGGTGGCTTCCTTGCTTTTACCTCAGCAGCAGGAAATCCCCGGCCTTTTAACCAATATTTCCGGCGAAGGTACAAACTCCGGTCTTAACATTATGAGCTTTACCCCGGGCGGCGAATCTCCCAAAGAGTTTTATGCAACTATACCTATAACTTTGGATGTACGAGGGCCATATCACAATATTGGTCTTTTTCTGGATAAAATAAGTAAACTTCCCCGTATTGTAATGCTGACCAGCCTTACAATGTCTTCCCCAAGCATGGTGGAAGGAGAAATGATGTTGAGCAGTAAACTCACTTTAATGACTTACAGATTTATTGATAAGGGCAATGAAAGTTAACGAAAAACAATATTTAAAGGCACACACTGTGTTGTCAATGAGGAATACTCTTGCGATAGGGTGTACAAGAGTAATCCTTTTTGCTGCTTGCCTGCTTGTCTTTGGCGCTGGTTTGTTTCCCTTTAATTGCCGAAGCGCTGCTGCGCAACAGGAACCAGAAACAGACATGACTCCCGAGGAAATCCAAACTATACTTGATGAACTCTTTCAATCCGAGGGGAGCGATTTCACTTATACAAGCGAAGGACGCTCTGATCCCTTTGTTCCATTTGTCACAGATAGCTCACAATCCTCGTCAGCAAAAAGCGATGACGTTGTTCTGATCGGACTCAGGAAGTATGAGCCTGGGCAACTCCAACTCGTAGCCATAGTATTTGCAGAAAACGATCCTATTGCAATGGTACAAGACTCCCTTGGCAAAGGTTATATTCTCCACCGGGGCACTAAAATCGGCCGAACCGGGGAAGTAGAGGATATCTCCCCTAATGTTATAACAATAAAACAGATGGTTTCCACTCCAACACGGAAACAACGGTATAAGACAATCGAAATGATTTTACGGAAAGAGGGGGATAAAAGGCAATGACCCTGATTTTGCAAACAAAATACTGGTTAGTTTTCCCGGTTGCTTTGTTGCTTCTTTTTACTTTTACTACATCAGAAGCTGAAACAACACCGGCAATTCCACACAATTCCTATAAGATTACAAATCTTCAATGGGAACAAACCGCGGATGAATTCCTGCTCCGGATACAAGGTGAGACCCTCCCCACCTACACAATATATGAATTATTTGATCCGATGCGGATCATTATTGATATAGCTGATGCAGGAATCAGCGAGGATGTTTCGCTTCCACTTGATCTGCCCCACGGCCCGGTGACACAGGTTAACGGACAAATTCTGGGAAATAAAGAGCCTGCAATCGCCCGCATAGAAGTTTTTCTTTCCAAGGACCAAGCCTATTCCGTTGAAAAGGAAGACAATGATATTCTAATAAAATTTGCCAAGGTTCTTGCAACAGAAGAAATTAAACAGCAACAGGAAGCTAAGGAACTCAAGAGTACGGAAGATCCGTTTCTGGCTGTGAAAAACCAGCAGGTATCAGGAATCAAGCTTGCCTCCACAATATCCTCAATTGATATTGAAAAATCCGCTTCGGAAACCCGGGTATATATAAAAGCGGATGGCCCGATTATTAAATTTGAAAATGTCGCGCTTGAAAAAACTGAAGGCCGGCCTCATAGAATGTATATTGATATTGGTAACGTCAAACCTAAAGGCTTGACGGCGTTCCAAGAAGTCGGTTCCACTTTGGCTCGTATCAGAACCGCACCACGCGAAAATGGCGTGCGGATAGTCTTTGATTCAGCTCTTGGCCGTCTTTTTACTTATGATACCGCTTCCATGTCTGACGGTTTACTTGTCGTAATCCAGGAATCTCCGGATGAAATTATTGCTGAGGCGGCAAAATTGCCTACCTCTATGGTAGAACCCGGCAAGGACATACAAGAAGCAGCAACCAGCTCAGCGACACCGGTTAAACCGCTCGTTGAAGGCCTGCCTGCAAAAAAACCAACCAAAACGGAAGACGCGACCGCAGCCTTATTAGATGATTTCTCTTTTTCCGGTTACACGCAGAAAAGAATAACTGTTGATTTTTACAAAATTGATCTCCACAACGTCTTCCGCCTTATCGGAGATATCAGCGGCTTAAATATAGTCGTTGCAGAAGGCGTTGGCGGAAGCCTCACTTTGGCCCTAAGTGATGTTCCTTGGGATTTTGCCCTTGATATCATTTTGAACTTGAAAGACCTTCAAAAAGAGGAGCGCTTCAACACCATTGTTATTTCACCGAAAAGCAAATCTTTTTCTTGGCCCAAAAGAGCAACGGACAACTTGGCCATCAAGGCCGACGATAAAGTCATGGACCAAATCCAGAAAGAAGAAGATAGCAAAACTGACTCGATCAGCGTAAAAAATAAATTTGAACAACCCAAGGCTGTTGTAGAGGCTAAAAAACTCATTCTCCTTGCGCAAAGCAGGGAAAATGCTGGGGATCCGGAACAGGCCCTGTCGCTTTTTGAAGATGCCTATTCCTTATGGCCTGACAACGGGCAACTTGCCACGAGAATTGCATCACTTTGTCTGGTGCAGTTAGGGTTGAACGCAAAGGCTGTCCATTATGCCAAGGCGGCTCTTCAAATCGACCAAAATGACAAGGAAGCAGCGCTTCAGGCAGCAATTGGCCTGGCAAGCATGAAAAAGACCGACAAGGCTAGGGAATATTTTGATCTGGCCATAAACACCCCGCTACCTTCAAGTGAAGCCTTGGCAAGCTATGCCTCTTTTTATGAAGAAAATAGAGAGTATGACTCTGCATTATCCCTACTCGCCCGTCATGAGGAACTCTATGGCGACAACCTTGACACAATGATCAGCACAGCCAGAGTGAATGATAAAATGGGTAATGATAGTCAAGCTGTTAAGGAATACAAAGCGATACTTCTTTCCGGATTTGAAATGCCTCCTGATTTATTAAAATATATTAAAGGCCGAATCTCCATGGCCACTAATTAATACACGTAAAGAGGAAAATGATGAAAACATTTAAGTGCATGTGTAAGGCATGCATCATCACACTTCTCAGCATTGGTATTTTTTCCTGTGCTCCTGCAACTGCACCTCCTCCAAGTGCAGCTCAGGCAGCAAATACGCCACAAATGAAGGCCCTGCCCGAAGACGGCAAGGCCATGAAATCATCACCGACTCGGCTCCCAATGGCTTCTTCTGATGATGATTCTCCCATGCCTATCAGGTATCAAAAGCCTTCTTATCAGGTGACAAGAAAAGGTGTTACTGATGAGCTTGGAAAAACCAAAGACGATTTTAAAGTTCTGGTTGGCGCCGACATTTCTTCAAAAACCGGGGCCGTTCCTCTGCGGGATATCCTGAAACGCCTGGCTGCCCTCAAAAACATGAATGTCAGCTGGTCCAGCGATGTAGACCAGTATGTGTTGGTCGATGTTGACATCAGAGCTGAAGAC
The window above is part of the Pseudomonadota bacterium genome. Proteins encoded here:
- a CDS encoding PilN domain-containing protein: MKINGLKAEKKQLENQKASYQQTIKLIDKYKADKVKLEKKLNAIKELKQGSLISVRILDEIANITPNDRLWIQSFSMSQNSIKISGIALDNATIAQYMKSVNNSEYFENATLSGTTHTAVAGRSLKSFSLSFKIIEQSTEKQQP
- a CDS encoding type 4a pilus biogenesis protein PilO; this translates as MSKETFKSAFDKFLETKVGRLDTKVKLAICAAAWVVPILLFVFLFVSPKNNDIRSLNSQKAKLEKEIAEAAAVAAGIDGHKKEMQKTELYFKVASLLLPQQQEIPGLLTNISGEGTNSGLNIMSFTPGGESPKEFYATIPITLDVRGPYHNIGLFLDKISKLPRIVMLTSLTMSSPSMVEGEMMLSSKLTLMTYRFIDKGNES
- a CDS encoding pilus assembly protein PilP, which translates into the protein MTPEEIQTILDELFQSEGSDFTYTSEGRSDPFVPFVTDSSQSSSAKSDDVVLIGLRKYEPGQLQLVAIVFAENDPIAMVQDSLGKGYILHRGTKIGRTGEVEDISPNVITIKQMVSTPTRKQRYKTIEMILRKEGDKRQ
- a CDS encoding AMIN domain-containing protein, with the protein product MTLILQTKYWLVFPVALLLLFTFTTSEAETTPAIPHNSYKITNLQWEQTADEFLLRIQGETLPTYTIYELFDPMRIIIDIADAGISEDVSLPLDLPHGPVTQVNGQILGNKEPAIARIEVFLSKDQAYSVEKEDNDILIKFAKVLATEEIKQQQEAKELKSTEDPFLAVKNQQVSGIKLASTISSIDIEKSASETRVYIKADGPIIKFENVALEKTEGRPHRMYIDIGNVKPKGLTAFQEVGSTLARIRTAPRENGVRIVFDSALGRLFTYDTASMSDGLLVVIQESPDEIIAEAAKLPTSMVEPGKDIQEAATSSATPVKPLVEGLPAKKPTKTEDATAALLDDFSFSGYTQKRITVDFYKIDLHNVFRLIGDISGLNIVVAEGVGGSLTLALSDVPWDFALDIILNLKDLQKEERFNTIVISPKSKSFSWPKRATDNLAIKADDKVMDQIQKEEDSKTDSISVKNKFEQPKAVVEAKKLILLAQSRENAGDPEQALSLFEDAYSLWPDNGQLATRIASLCLVQLGLNAKAVHYAKAALQIDQNDKEAALQAAIGLASMKKTDKAREYFDLAINTPLPSSEALASYASFYEENREYDSALSLLARHEELYGDNLDTMISTARVNDKMGNDSQAVKEYKAILLSGFEMPPDLLKYIKGRISMATN